A segment of the Zingiber officinale cultivar Zhangliang chromosome 8B, Zo_v1.1, whole genome shotgun sequence genome:
TTTCAAATACACCTAATGTTGGTTTTGCTTACGAAGTTCAAGGTGTTGTAGATTATCTTACTTCTCACGGAGTAAAAGCCTTACCTGGAAGAAGATTTTCAACTCATCGACTGCAAGGTCTAAATTGGACCATTAATCCTACTCAAATTACTATTCCTATGCAACCAGCAGAAGTAAATAGTCAAACAATGATGGATGGACGCATATCATTAAGCTTCAACAATTATGCAGCAGCCCAAGTAGCAGAACCACCAAAATATAATGACAGAGATGAAGAAATTTTGGCGGTATTGATTGAAACACATCCTGGTGTTTTTACTTACTTTGACGGCACGGAATCAGAATATCTTGAAAATTATGGAGATTCTGATAATATTTatgacaaaggaaaacaaatagcaGAGCAAGAAAATTACTCCCCAAGGTACACTCCTAAAATTGAGCCTCATATTTTAGTAAATCGAATGTTTCCACAGGCAGTACTCCCAAAAAGAAAAACAGAGGGATCTGCTGGTCTTGATATAGCAGCAAGTCATGATGCTATTATCGAGCCATATGGACGAGAACTCGTACATACAGGCCTACGAATAGAAATCCCATATGGATATTATGGTCGTATAGCTTCACGATCGGGCTTTGCATGGAAACATGGAGTTGAAGTAGGAGCTGGAGTAATTGATTCAGACTATCGGGGTGAGGTACAAGTTCTTTTGTTTAATAGAACTAGCCTTCCTATACTTATTACTTCTCATCAAGATATTGCACAATTAATCCTTGAGAAAATAGCTATGCCAGAAGTATATGAAGTTCCTCATCTGAGTTATACTGAACGAGGAGAGCAAGGCTTTGGATCTACAGATCAACATTCTGTCTTTTTACCAATTAATGAAGCCTCTTCTTCTCAAGAACCCCACAAACTTACAACGCAGGATGTCTTTTCCTTACTAATGCCACAGGAAAAGCTGGCAGTTTTGGTGGAAAATGATTCTTCCCACATATGTTTTGAGGAAGCCCATGCAGCGACTACAAGCCCAGGGGCCTCTGTACCGCAGCCCATGGACACTACTCTAAACTATGAGGAGGAACCTGATTCCTACCTTGATTATATTCAGTATTTATCCTCACTGTCAAACACCAAACCAATTTGGGACACCTACTCAGATGATGAATGGACTAATCCATTCGCCAGTGAAGGTGGTGGGAGAAGAGAACATGCTCTTGAATTACGACCAGAAAATTATGAAGAAATTGTTCAACTCATTGCTGCAAATTGTGAAATGGAATATCCAAGTATTCAGCGGCTGACTGAAAATCTAATCGGGGAAGAACAGATATATTCAACTAGTACGGTAATTTCTCCATATCGACCCCCTCAAGATACAGCAATGTGGCCACCTGGATATCCACCGGCTAATAATACTCCAGGCCCAAGTTTTCAGCCCATATATGAGCAGCAACCTCCAAAGGCATCACAAGATAAAATATATGGACCCTACCATCAGCACAACAACAAAGTGGGGCCCTTTTTGTTATTCCagaacaattaaatttatttgatgacGCCTTCTCAAGATGGGAATCTATTACCAAAAATTTTGTGGCATCACAAGCCTTCTCAGACTCTAAAGAAAAAATAGAGTTTATTGAAAACCTGTTGGGAGAAATTGAGAAAATCACATGGATTCAGTGGAGAATGACTTACCCTactgaatatgatgcccttattGTCATCAGTGAAGGGCGAGAAGGTACACAGAACATTCTATCTCAAATGAGACGTGTGTTTTCTGCTGAGGACCCTACTCAGGGTTCAACTGAAGTTCAAAATTCAGCATACAGGGATTTAGAAAAATTATCCTGTAATAATGTTAAGCACATAATCCAGTACATCAATGATTATATGAGATTGGCTTTGCAGGACCAGAACTTTCAGAAAAATTTTGGTTAAAAATGCCTGGGGATCTCGGAAATAGAATCAAGACAGCCTTTGAAGCAAAGCATCCCGGTTTAACAGTAGGAGTTTTTCCCAGAATTATATTTGCTCATAAATTTCTTGAGCAGGAGTGCAAGGATGCGGCATTCAAAAGATCGTTAAAAGATCTATCTTTTTGCAACCAAATCCCTATCCCAGGGTACTATCAGAAGGCTGGATCGAAGAAAATGGGGATCCGACAATCAAAAACTTATAAAGGTAAACCACATAACACTCATGCTAGAATTGAAAAGCGAAAGCATTTATTAAGAAACAAAAAGTGCAAGTGTTAtttgtgtggtcaagaaggacacttCGCAAAAGATTGTCCTAAtgataaaagaaatgtcaaaagggTAGCAATCTTTGAGCAATTAGAAATTCCTGATGATTATGATATCTTATCtgtacaagaaggagaagctcaaAGTGACGCCATTTACAGTATTTCTGAAGGAGAAGATGATATTCTCGAGGTACAACACTCTGTCCAAACCTTGCAAATAAATTCACTGTATATGTTAGGTTTGGAAGATGGAGGATACAGGCAACAGATCAAACTGACAGATTCACAGTCAAACTGTATGCATCAATGGAAGCATAATGAAAAAATTATTGCTCCAAAATCAACCACTTGTACCTATTGCAAAAGATTAACTATTCAGAGAGCCAGGATACACTGTCCGGAGTGCTACCTTACAGTATGCAATTTATGCGGGCCCTATTACTTTAACAAAGAGGTACCTGTAACCCCTGCACCTGCAACTCCATTTAATCCTATGAACTTAATACAGGAGCAGAGAAGTTATATCATCTGGTGTGAAGAAGAAATCCGAAGGTTAAAAGAAGAAGTTGCATATTATAAATCACAATGGGAAGCCTTGCAGCTGGAACAAGATTTACAAAAAGATTTTcacgaacttgaagaagaagctGCAAATATGTTTATTGAAGAAACAATTGCAACAACATCAAAACCTTCTACATCAAGCCCACGGTTAGTAAAAAATATGCTGTACAATTTAACTGTGGAAATGGATATACCAGGTATTCCTAAATTCAAGTTAAAGGCAATTTTGGATACCGGCGCAACAACATGTTGTGTAGACCAAAGATCCGTTCCCAAAAATGCTCTGGAACAAAATACTTATGTGGTAAACTTTAGCGGTATTAACTCACAACAATCCGCTAATATGAAGCTAAAGAATGGGCTAATGATTATTGGGGATAATATCTTCAGAATTCCCTATACCTATAGCTTTCCTATGGTTCTTGGGGATAATATTCAATTTATCATCGGGTGTAATTTCATCAGAGCAATGCATGGGGGACTCCGCATTGAAGGCAATATggtaactttttacaaaaatttaacaACTATAAATATTTTACCATCTGTAAATGCAGCAATCGGAGAACTGAATCTAGATGAAGACGAATACATACAAATTAAGGAGATGGTGATATATTCAGCAGAGAAAATTAATCCATCACTCAAGCAAAGGTTTGACCCCATATTACAGCAGCTGAAGAAACAAGGAATTATTGGAGAAAATCCTCTCCAACATTGGCAGAAAAACAAAGTTCTTTGTCATCTGGATATCAAAAATCCAGAATTTATTATTGAATATCGGCCTCTCAAACATTTGACTCCAATTCAGAAGGAGgcattttctaaacatattaAGTCTTTACTAGACTTGGGAATCATCCGTCCCAGTAAAAGCCGACACAGAACAACTGCCATTATTGTTAATTCAGGTACTACCATTGACCCTGATACTGGAAAAGAAAAGAAGGGCAAAGAAAGGCTGGTGTTTAATTAATAACGTCTCAATGACATAACTCATAAAGACCAGTATAGCCTTCCTGGTATTAATACCATCTTAAAGAAGGTTAGTAATAGTTGTATCTTTTCCAAATTTGATCTGAAAAGCGGGTTCCATCAAGTAGCTATGCACCCTGACTCTATAGAATGGACCGCATTTTGGGTACCTGATGGGTTGTATGAATGGCTCGTTATGCCATTTGGTTTGAAAAATGCCCCAGCAATATTTCAACGAAAAATGGATCTCTGTTTCAAAGGAACAGAGGATTTTATTGCTGTTTATATTGACGACATCTTGGTTTTCTCTCCAGATGAGAAGAGCCATGAACAGCATCTCCAACAGATGCTTAATATTTGTCAATTAAATGGACTTGTATTGAGTCCTACTAAGATGAAGATTGCAGTAACTGAGATTGAATTCTTGGGTGCAATTATTGGCAATTGCAGAATCAAATTACAACCACATGTTATCTCAAAGATTGCTGATTTTAAAGACAATGAACTCAAGACCACCAAAGGTATGAGATCATGGTTAGGTCTTTTAAATTATGCCAGGAATTACATTCCTAATTTCGGAAAATTGCTTGGACCTTTATATGCTAAAACTTCACCCAAAGGGGAAAGGAAGTTAAATCAGCAGGATTGGGACTTGATAAAACAAATTAAAGAAAAGGTTCAGCAACTTCCAGATCTAGAGATACCTCCTCCTGAATGCTATATTATTTTAGAAGTTGACGGTTGCATGGatggttgggggggggggggggtctgtAAGTGGAAACAAAATAAATTTGACTCTATATCTTCGGAGAAAATTTGTGCATATGCAAGTGGGAAGTTTAATCCTCCCAAATCAACTATAGATGCTGAAATTTATGCCGTCTTAAATACAATGGAGTCTCTgaagatttattttcttgataAAGCTGAACTTCTCATAAGAACAGATTGTCAAGCTATAATCAGCTTCTTCGGGAAGACAGCAAACCACAAACCATCACGAGTTAGATGGCTTTCTTTCACCGATTATATCACTGGAGCAGGACCTTTGGTCAAATTTGAACATATTGATGGCAAAAATAATCAGGTAGTTGATTCTCTTTCTCGCCTAATATCAGTGTTAACTTTTTCAGAATGGCCGGAACAAGACCTTGGCAAGCTAGCTCTGGTTCCACAAGCACTCAAGGAGCTCGAGAAGAAACCCAACCAGGAGGCCCAGGAGATGTTGATCAAGGCCCTGAAGGCCCTCTCAGCCTCGCTGAACAATACCAACGAGAATCAAGTAAACGCCATAATCAACCAGTCCTACTCAAAAGATTCGACCAAATCTCTGAAGATTTGCACCAACTTGAACAAAGAGCTGCAGTGCAAGCAATCAATGCACTCCAACAACTACGCATCATCCACTCACTAAAGTTACAAGAGTGCAATAAGTGCAGAGGAAAGGATAACTGGTGGAATGATTGGTATCCAGCTGTCAAGCAATGTGACGACCAACTGACACAATCATCTTATCTTCTGCAAGACTGTGTCTCTCGCATGCGTAATTTTAAAGTTTGAAGCATGATGGACCCAATGAATGACTACTCAACGTCCATACAAGCTTTACTTTATTAAAGTAGCTTTATTAAAGTAGCTTTATGAAGCACTATGAAGATTCCTTCTGATCTTCTTATTTGAAAAACGTGTTGATGGGGCCCAATGAGCACCCAACGTTCTCTATAAGAAGAAACTCTTGCAAGGAATTCAGGCAGAACCTGAACCTTACTCGAGTCAGTGGGAAAACTAGTGCCACAGGAAAAGCTGGCAGTTTTGGTGGAAAATGATTCTTCCCACATATGTTTTGAGGAAGCTCATGCAGCGACTACAAGCCCAGGGGCCTCTGTACCGCAGCCCATGGACACTACTCTAAACTATGAGGAGGAACCTGATTCCTACCTTgattatatttagtatttatccTCACTGTCAAACACCAAACCAATTTGGGACACCTACTCAGATGATGAATGGACTAATCCATTCGCCAGCGAAGGTGGTGGGAGAAGAGAACATGCTCTTGAATTACGACCAGAAAATTATGAAGAAATTGTTCAACTCATTGCTGCAAATTGTGAAATGGAATATCCAAGTATTCAGCGGCTGACTGAAAATCTATCAGGAATTTTTTCTCAAAGAGATAAAGGAAAGGGAAAGGATTTCTCAAGTTAttttaatttcataaaataaagGATAACTCCGCAACGAATTACCCTGTTATGGCCAATCTCAAGCTCAGATAAGACAAATATTTAATGAATTGATCaattaaactattgtgttaatgtTAGATTGTTCCTCGGAAGAAATGCGTTGCAGGATCTGATTATAATGTCTTGGCAAGGACttagaacatggaacataggaaccttCATTGTCAAAACAATTGAGgcagtagatacgatgattaggagaaaaattaatattgtgTGTACAAAAGATAAAATAGGTAGTGAGAAGACAAAGATGGTAAagaatttagattttaagttatggtacacaggaaagagtaaaacaagaaatggagtgagtattgttgtagatagtttgttaaagaatGAAGTTGTGGGAGTAGTTAGAAAGGGAGATAGAATTATAgctggcgaaagaaactatgaacataattagcatatatgtacCTCAAGTAGGATTAGATTAAGATACTAAATCAAAGTTTTGGGACGATctagatgaagtattacaaaacatgctgtcaattgaaataattttaatagaagacgatctaaatggacatgtcggagtgtaaaatgaggaatatgagagggtgcaTAAGGATTATAGGTTTGaaacaagaaatgaagaagagaaaactatattgaattttgtgatagcatataaccttataataattaatatgttttttaagaaaaaataagaACACTtggtcacgttcaaaagtggaaataataaatcgcaaactgattttcttatgattaggaagaGGGAtataaagatttgtaaagattgcaaggtcacCCAATGGAGAAAATTTAATtatccaacataggttagtaacattggatatacgcctcaatcatagttacaaaaaaagaaagataacaCGACTGCTAAATTTAAGTAGTGGAAGTTAAATGAtagaaaacaaaatatatttaaggaaaaaGTAGAGTACAAACATTAGGTAAATATATGGTAATTCTAATACAGTATGGGATAAGataatatcaaaattgaaaataatagttAAGAGCGTACTCGATGAGTCAAATGGGCATGCACCATCAAGTAAGTGCAAGGATTTTATCTCCAAATGGGACTTGCAACTAAGGGATGTTGGTCGTCCGCTGCAAGTGCTTCGCGATTTATCCTGTGGCCGGTGGAAAATTTCCGTGGAGCTAGGCCGGTCACTCCAGACTCGATGTTACTCAGCctggttaattatttttttttatggtggaatgagaaaggaaaagaaaaacgaaCAGCCTattaggaattatatatttgtaagaacaaggaaaacttaaataaatatacAATAGTCAAAAAAGAGACTAAGAAAGAAGTGAATAAAATAAAGACATtgatagaatagctaaagtgataGAGAGGAAGACAAGAAATTTTATCCAAATCAGATGTATTCACGATAAAtgcaatagggtactagtaaatgatgaaaaaaataaaagtgcggtgaaagaggtatttttatcaattttttaataaagttttaggTGACCAActgaatttagttaatttaagtaggtcaaatgaatatataaatttaaatttttatcgtagaattcaaatttttaaagtagaacaagctttaaatatGATGTAAAATGAAAAAGTTGTTGAAccaaatgatattccgatagaggtatggaagtactGAGAGAAACAAAGTATTGaatgatttacaaaattatttaacatgaaattgaaaataaaaaaaatgttaaatcaggataagtactctagttcctttaTATATGAATAAGGGAGACATATAAAATTTGCAAAGTATAAAGgtgttaaactaatgagtcataccatgaaatttttggaaagaataatagaaaaaaaaaattatggaagtgaccaaaaatcaatttaggttcatGCCTAGAAAGTCGACAATAGAAATTATACATCTTAGGCAACTATTTGAAAAGTATCGTGAGCAAAAGCAAGATCATAAtgttttaagagaaattatatggagaattttagaaaagagatgtATTACTGTAGCATagattgaactaattaagaatatgtataAGATTGTGAAGTTTTCAAACGGATTAATTGAACCATTTTCAATAAAAATAAGGTTACATCAAAGAACAATTCTAAGTCCTTgtctttttacactaatcataGACAAACTCACTAGACACATTCAAAACATAGTATTgtgcatgttatttgcagatgatattattttagcaGATGAAATAGTAAATGTTAAACTAAAATTTTAGTGGTATACCCTAGAAGTAAAAAGTTTTAGGCTTACTAGAGTAAAgacataatatataaaatttaagtttaacaatattagacataatgagggaattgttaagataggagatgatgagttgtCTGAAACtaagagttttaagtatttagtatcatttttgcaaaaggatAGAAGAattaagagagatgtcttacatagaatacaagcaggatagtTAAAATGGAGAAAAGCATCGAGGGTTTTATATGATCGTAAAGtgcctctaaaacttaaaagggAAACGACGGTTCGACCTGCCATGTTATATGATGTTGAATGTTGAGCTATGATTTGAGTACATGTGCAGAAGatagagttgcagagatgaggatgttaagatcgATTTGTGGACATTTGAGgatgaacaaaataagaaatgagagcattagagagagtcagagttgcatctatttaTGGAAAACTCCGatagacacatttaagatggtacgaacataTACTTAAATGCTCCAAttgacgatgtgaaactatgacaaatacgcacatcaaacgaggaagaccaaaaaaatacttgattagcaacaataaaataaaatttatttaaatataaatgatgatatagcaaGGGAGAGTCCAATGacataaaaaaattcatatagccgaccacacctagtgggataaggttaGTTGTTGTATCTTTTCATAATAACTTATTTTACTTCGACTATTTCATACTTCTCTTTACACAAagtgagtatatatatatatatatcagtagCAAAAAAGGCATACGTTATTTTTCCtagaaacagtctcttgcaaaaatcAAGGTAAGGCTACGTACAATAGATCATTCCCCGGACCTcgtatagcgggagcttcgtgcactgggctgccctttttttcACTATATGGATGATTTTTTTTGGTTTGGTATCTTTCGTTCGTTGATTAGTCTTATTGAAATAATGCTCCAGATACTTCAAGGTAGTAAACCTACCACATGCCATATGCAATAGTTGTTTTTGCAGTTTCTCATAGTGCAGgaactttattttacaggcagATGCATCACCAGTTTATTTATTTCACTGGCGGCTTCAATTTCATCATCTTCCTTGCCTTTTTGTTCATATCAATACGTTTTGTAATTGCGACTAGTTTGATCAACAGAGTATCTTTGATATGATATTACTGACTTGCCTAGCATGTTCTGTTGAATTGACTTGAAGAAAATGTTTGTGATTTGTATATATGTCTGAGTTGACAATATCTAACCATGCGTGTTGGTACTTGTAGTGCACTCGGAACATGGTTTTTCTCCGTAGCTGGTGCTTTAATTGCAATTCCCGTCGGAATACGCAGGAAATCACTGGGGCCATTGGTATTCTTTGGTACCACTGGCACCATGCTCGATATCATAATAGGAATCAGCCAGTGCGAAAGAGAACAtgcagagaaccagatgagactCTTAGAAGCCCAAAACCATGAAAACACTGTGCCAGTGGATGCAGAAAGTTAACTTTGGCTGTCTCAAGTTAACTCATCTGTTTTCTTCTTTTACGTATCCATCTTGTATCGATCATGAAACTAAATTTCAGCTTTTTATTTGAAATGAATGACGTTTCAATAAGATCTATTTCCTCGTTTCATCATGAGTCACCTGCTGATTCAATTCTATGTCCAAAGAACTCTTGTTACATAGAAATTGTTCATAAGCAAACCTTGTGAAACGAATTCTTTGAAGTTATGAAAAGTAAACATCAGTTGCTCAGGTCATGTCATCAAATCTGGTAATCTGGCTGTCTTTGTTTTCCTTTGTTGAATTTGATATAAGATTATATCACTAGTTCTGTCAAATTGTTTGGTGTGTGCATCTGCAAACCAaaatcactaattaattaactaaaataaaaaaagttgATTTACTATATTGATTTGGTTTCGGATTGTCAAGTACATGAATTTGTCGTTTTTGGCTCAATTTTGGTTCGAAACGTATACTCTTGCAATttatatttcaaatttttttataggTCCATAAGAATTGATAAATATTTGTGATTTTATGAAGATTCTCACGCAATATgtgtaacaaaaaaaaatgataaaacacAAACAATGTatgcaaaaagaaaagaataaagagATTCACAATTTTGTGTCCTCACTGGATTAAATTTTACTTTGCCAAGGATTTAATGGAGGCCTTTGCTTAGTTATTTACTTGTAATACTTTTTTATTTGTGTAGGTTGTGCAGTGAAGGGAAGCATAGTACCAGTAAAGTTATTGTCATGTAATTAGAAGGTCACGAATTTAAATCACAAAAATA
Coding sequences within it:
- the LOC122017004 gene encoding uncharacterized protein LOC122017004; this translates as MEKGIPGGGQGDGQGDVKQLADCTVANALGTWFFSVAGALIAIPVGIRRKSLGPLVFFGTTGTMLDIIIGISQCEREHAENQMRLLEAQNHENTVPVDAES